A single window of Coleofasciculus chthonoplastes PCC 7420 DNA harbors:
- a CDS encoding RNA recognition motif domain-containing protein, which yields MSIYVGNLDYSVTSEDLSEVFAEYGTVKRVHLPTDRETGRLRGFGFVEMGTEDEEASAISELNGAEWMGRELKVNQARPREDRPKSGGGRRNNRF from the coding sequence ATGTCAATTTATGTAGGCAATCTCGACTATTCCGTTACCTCTGAAGACCTTAGCGAAGTCTTTGCCGAGTACGGTACTGTCAAGCGAGTTCATCTGCCGACTGATCGCGAAACAGGTCGCCTGCGCGGGTTTGGCTTTGTGGAAATGGGGACGGAAGACGAAGAAGCCTCAGCAATTTCTGAGCTCAACGGCGCTGAATGGATGGGTCGTGAACTCAAGGTCAATCAAGCGCGACCTCGTGAAGATCGTCCAAAAAGCGGTGGTGGTCGCCGAAACAACCGCTTCTAG